The genomic interval GGCGACCGTCGACTCCCGTACGGTGCCGCGCAGCGACACCCTGAGGCCGTCCTCCTCGTCGATGCCGAGCCCGTGCGCGAAGGGCAGCACCCCGTAGGTGGGACGGCCCGTCAGCTCCCGCAGCATGTCGAGCCCCGGCTCAAGGAGCGAGACGTCACCCCGGAACTTGTTGACCAGGTACCCCGCGATCAGCTCCTGGTCCTCCGGCGCGAGCAGCGCGGTCGTCCCGAAGAACGAGGCGAAGACGCCGCCCCGGTCGATGTCCCCGACCACCACGACCGGGAAGCGCGCGGCGCGGGCGATGCCCATGTTCACGATGTCCGTGCGGCGGAGGTTGATCTCGGCGGGCGAGCCCGCGCCCTCGCAGATCACCGCGTCGTACGTGCTCCGCAGCTGCTCCAGGCAGTCCGTGACGGTGGACAGCAGCTTTTCCTGCCGCCCGCCGTGGTAGCCGCGGGCGCTCATCTCGCCGACCGGCCGCCCCATCAGGACGACCTGGCTGGAGCGGTCGCCGCCGGGCTTGAGCAGCACCGGGTTCATCAGGGCGGTCGGCTCGACGCGGGCGGCCTGGGCCTGCATGGCCTGGGCCCGGCCGATCTCGGCGCCCTCGCGGGTGACGAAGGAGTTCAGCGACATGTTCTGCGCCTTGAACGGGGCGACCTTCACCCCCTGGCGTACGAGCCAGCGGCAGATGCCCGCCGTGACGACGCTCTTGCCCGCGTCCGATGTGGTCCCGGCGACCAGCAGTCCGCCGCTCATATCGCTCTCCGTCCAGGTGTACGAGGTCTGCGGGCCCGGCGTGCGACCGCCCCCGCGCCCAGCCGGGCGGCCACGCCGACGCCGAGGGCGAGCACGCCCACCCGGCGCGAGAGCCGCACCGCGCGCTCGATGTCGCCGGTCTCCACCGCCCGCCCGGCCTCCCCGTTGAGCACGGGCCGGTGCTCGACGCGCCCGCCGTAGGCGAGGGTCCCGCCGAGCCGTACGCCGAGCGCCCCGGCGAACGCGGCCTCCACGGGCCCCGCGTTGGGGCTCGGGTGCTTCGCGGCGTCCGCCCGCCAGGCCCGTACGGCCTCCCGGGGCCGGCCGCCGGAGGCCACGGCGAGCAGCGCGGTGAGGCGGGCGCCGGGCCAGCCCGCGAGGTCGTCGAGCCGGGCCGATGCCCAGCCGTACCGCAGGTAGCGGGGCGACTTGTGGCCGACCATCGCGTCGAGCGTATTGGCGGCGCGGAAGCCGACGAGCCCGGGGACCCCGGCGAGGGCGCCCCAGACGAGGGCGCCGACCACGGCGTCCGAGGTGTTCTCGGCGACGGACTCCACCACGGCGCGCGCGATCCCGGGGCCGTCCAGCGCCTGCGGGTCGCGCCCGCACAGGTGCGGCAGCCGCTCCCGGGCCGACTCGACGTCCCCGGCGGCGAGCGCGCCGCCGATGGCCCGGGCCTCGCGCCCCAGCGACGTACCGCCGAGGACGGACCAGGTGGCGGCGGCGGTCAGGGCCACGGACGCGGCGGGGTGGCGGCGCAGGGCGCGGGCGGCGAGCGCGGCGGACCCGGCGGCGCCCCCGGCGCAGATCAGGGTGTGCAGGGCGCCCCGGCCGCGGTGGTCGCGCCAGAGCCGGTCCTCGACGGCCGCGGCGGCCCGCCCGAAGGCGGCGACCGGGTGGCCCCTGCGGGGGTCACCGAGCAGCAGGTCGCCGATCAGGCCGGCGGTGGCGCCGTACGCGAAGATGCGATCGGCACGCACGGTTCAGCCGGCCGTACCGGAGTCCGCCGACAGGGGCTGTGGGGAGAGGGGCGCACGGCAGCCGGGCATGGCGGTATGTCCTCACTCAGGGTCCGCGCCCTGGTTCGACGTGACGGCGACAGGAGTCTCCTGGCTTCCGGATCGGCGGATTCCCCCGGTCTTCCAGCCCGCTCGCGCGGGCCGTGACGTGCGGTGGGGGACCGCTCCCCGGTGACAGTGGCGGGACCGCGCCGGATTCGCACCGGCTTCCTCTGCTGTCGCCGTAATGGCTCCGGCAGTCCACCACGCCCCGCGAACGCCCGTCAACTCGCCGTTGACCTGCGACGGCACGGTGTGGGCGGACGCACATCGGGCCGGGCGCACACGGGGTGCGTCCGGCCCGATGGGGCGGTGATGCGTCAGGCGACGATGAGATAGATGCCGTACGCGACCGCCGCCGCGCACAGCCCGAAGCAGACGTACGCCCCGGCCCGCGCCAGCAGGACCGATCCGCCCGCCGGACCGCCCCCGGCGGCCGTTTCCGGCTGCTTGGAGAGGCCGACGATGCCGAGCGTGAAGAGGCCCACCAGGGCGACGGTGGTGACGAGGGAGACGCCGAAGACGGTGCCCAGAGCTGCCCAGTCGATGTTCATACGGGGTGTCCTTAGCGGAGTACCGGGGTCTGTCAGACCGTGGCGGGTCGGGCCGGATCGGCGGCGACGGATGCGGCGGGCGCCGGAATGGTGGCGGCGAGGTCGTGCGCCACGGTGGGCGGCGGGCTCACGGCCGCGATGGCCTGGGTGACGACGCCCGCGGGCTCGGCCGGGGCCGTGTCCTCGGTGCCGGGCGCGACATCGCCGTGGCCGACGGGCTTGCGGCGCGACAGCACCCAGATCGCCCCCGAGCCGGCGACCAGGAGGGCCGCGACGACCACGACGCCCCAGGTGCCCTGCTTCGTCAGGAACTCGGCGCCCGCCCCGACCAGACCGGCGGCCGGCAGGGTCAGGCCCCAGGCGACGAACATCCGGGTGGCGGTGGACCAGCGGACCACGCCCCCGGACCGGCCGAGGCCCGCGCCCATCACGGCCCCGGAGCAGGACTGCGTGGTGGAGAGGGAGAAGCCGAGGTGCGAGGAGGCCAGGATGACGGTGGCCGCGCTGGTCTGGGCGGCGAAGCCCTGCGGGGGCTTCAGCTCGGTCAGGCCGCTGCCCATGGTGCGGATGATCCGCCAGCCGCCGAGGTACGTGCCGAGCGCGATGGCCAGGCCGGCGCTGACGATGACCCAGACCGGCGGGTTGGAGCCGGGGGAGAGGACGCCGCCGGTGACCAGGGCCAGGGTGATGATGCCCATCGTCTTCTGCGCGTCGTTGGTGCCGTGCGCGAGCGAGACGAGCCCGGCCGAGGCGATCTGCCCCGCCCGGTAGCCCTTGGCGGTGGCCTTCTCCTGGGCGTCGTTACGGATCTTCCCGCCGATCCGGTACGTGAGCCTGGTGGCCAGGAGCGCGGCCACACCGGCCACGATCGGGGCGGCGACGGCGGGCAGCAGCACCTTGGTGACGACGGTGCCGCCGTTGACCGACGACCAGCCGGCGGACATCACCGCGGCGCCGATGAGGCCGCCGAACAGTGCGTGGGAGGAGCTGGACGGAAGCCCGACCAGCCAGGTCAGAAGATTCCACAGGATGGCGCCGACGAGCGCCGCGAAGATGACCTCGGTTCTGAGGCCGTCCTCGTTGACGATCCCGCCGGAGATCGTCTTGGCGACCTCCACGGACAGGAACGCGCCGACCAGATTGAGAACGGCGGACATCGCGACCGCCGTCTTGGGTTTGAGTGCGCCGGTCGAGATGGTCGTGGCCATCGCGTTGGCGGTGTCGTGGAAACCGTTCGTGAAATCGAACACTAGAGCTGTCACGATCACTATCGCGAGCAGCAGCGTGATGTGTTCCATTTACCCAGGCAATCGTTCGACGTCATTGGCAGGTGGAACGTAGGCAACTTGAGTGAACGGAAGATGAACTGAGCAGGGCGCTGCGGTGACCCCCTGGGCGGCGGCCGGGCGGGGCCCGGAAAGGATCTTGGGATGAGTGACGGACGGCACGACGCGATCGCCCGTGGATGGGAGGCGGTCGTCGCCACGGCACGCCGCACCGCGGCCGAGGGACTGGTCGTCGGAACCTCCGGAAACGTCTCGCTGCGGGTCGGCGACACGGTGCTGGTCACACCCAGCGGAGTGCCGTACGACCGGCTGCGCCCCGAGGACCTGACCGGCGTCGATGCGGAAGGCAACCAGACCTTCGGAACACTGGCCCCCACCAGCGAACTTCCCCTCCACCTCGCCGTCTACCGGAACACCGACGCGAGGGCTGTCGTGCACACCCACGCGGTCCACGCCACCGCCGTCTCCACCCTCGTCGCCGAGGTCCCCCCGGTCCACTACGCCGCCGCGATGCTCGGCGGCACGGTCCGCGTCGCCCCCTACGCCCGGTACGGCACGCCCGAACTCGCCGCGAACATGCTCGCCGCCCTCCGCGACCGCACCGGCTGCCTGCTCGCCAACCACGGCACCGTCACCTACGGCACCACCCTCGACCAGGCATACGACCGCACCGCCCAGCTCGAATGGCTCTGCCACGTCTGGCTCACCGCGAGCGCCGTGCCCGGCCGCACCCCGGCCCTGCTCTCGGAGACCCAGCTCGGCGAGGTCCGGGAGGCGCTGAAGGGCTACGGGCAGCACGGCTGAGGCGGCACCGTACGGCCCCGCCCACTGGCATCGCGGCGCCCGGACCGCGAGACTGTTCGTGTGCGCCCGGTTACCGCGACGGCAGCGGCCGTCACCACACTCATCGGCGCCGGCGCGGCAGCGGTCGCGGCCGGCCGGTT from Streptomyces drozdowiczii carries:
- a CDS encoding cobalamin biosynthesis protein, translated to MRADRIFAYGATAGLIGDLLLGDPRRGHPVAAFGRAAAAVEDRLWRDHRGRGALHTLICAGGAAGSAALAARALRRHPAASVALTAAATWSVLGGTSLGREARAIGGALAAGDVESARERLPHLCGRDPQALDGPGIARAVVESVAENTSDAVVGALVWGALAGVPGLVGFRAANTLDAMVGHKSPRYLRYGWASARLDDLAGWPGARLTALLAVASGGRPREAVRAWRADAAKHPSPNAGPVEAAFAGALGVRLGGTLAYGGRVEHRPVLNGEAGRAVETGDIERAVRLSRRVGVLALGVGVAARLGAGAVARRARRPRTPGRRAI
- a CDS encoding inorganic phosphate transporter, which encodes MEHITLLLAIVIVTALVFDFTNGFHDTANAMATTISTGALKPKTAVAMSAVLNLVGAFLSVEVAKTISGGIVNEDGLRTEVIFAALVGAILWNLLTWLVGLPSSSSHALFGGLIGAAVMSAGWSSVNGGTVVTKVLLPAVAAPIVAGVAALLATRLTYRIGGKIRNDAQEKATAKGYRAGQIASAGLVSLAHGTNDAQKTMGIITLALVTGGVLSPGSNPPVWVIVSAGLAIALGTYLGGWRIIRTMGSGLTELKPPQGFAAQTSAATVILASSHLGFSLSTTQSCSGAVMGAGLGRSGGVVRWSTATRMFVAWGLTLPAAGLVGAGAEFLTKQGTWGVVVVAALLVAGSGAIWVLSRRKPVGHGDVAPGTEDTAPAEPAGVVTQAIAAVSPPPTVAHDLAATIPAPAASVAADPARPATV
- a CDS encoding class II aldolase/adducin family protein — translated: MSDGRHDAIARGWEAVVATARRTAAEGLVVGTSGNVSLRVGDTVLVTPSGVPYDRLRPEDLTGVDAEGNQTFGTLAPTSELPLHLAVYRNTDARAVVHTHAVHATAVSTLVAEVPPVHYAAAMLGGTVRVAPYARYGTPELAANMLAALRDRTGCLLANHGTVTYGTTLDQAYDRTAQLEWLCHVWLTASAVPGRTPALLSETQLGEVREALKGYGQHG